CAGATATTCTATCCAAAGCTTCCAACAGAACATCCTCACTCAATCCATTTTTAAGTTCTGAAAACGCAAACCAACACCAGACCATTGATATTCCAATGGATCAAATCATCACAGAAAACAATCCTAGAAAAACGTTTAATGATGCCAGCATACGAGAACTTGCCGACTCCATATCCCAATATGGGTTACTACAACCTATTGTGGTCAGAAAAAAGGCAGGTAAGTATGAACTCATCAACGGAGAAAGAAGATACCGCGCTCACAAACTACTTAAATCCAAAACGATTCCTGCTGTAGTCAAAAACGTAGAACAAATCGACATCACAAAATTACCAGAAATCAAACTGGTTGAAAACCTCCAAAGAGAAGACTTATCAGAATCTGACCTTGCCCTATCCCTCCAAGAGCTAAAAAATAGGCACAAGGAAACCAACGAACAATTAGCAAAAAGAATTCATAAATCGGCACAGTGGGTAAAAACTAAAATCGCACATGCTGAGATTTTAAAGGAAACGAGCCTTAACGCAAATGTAGATAAATCTCATCCCATTTACCAAATCCCAACGAGCCTATTCACTGAAATTGCTCCACTCGATGTTTCAAATCGCAAAAAAGCCATTGATTACCTCATCAAAGGTCTCGAGAAAAAAGGTGACTTCCCTTCCAGAAATGACCTTCGTGAATACGTACGACCCCTAAAACCGACCAAACCATCCAAAACAAAACCGAAACTCAAACAACTAGAACTAAAAGATTTAAAATCAAAATTAGCGAAAATCAAAGAAAAGATTTCTGTTTTACAAAATGAAAAGGCAATCTTAGAAGAAACAATTCGAAAGTATAAGAAGTAAAGATGGTTCAAAAACGAATTCAGATCGGTAACTTTTTTTAAGGTTTAAATAGAAAAAAACTTGTACTGTTTTCCAATATAAACTATCTTGTACTCAATCCTTAACTGGGTTGAACAAAAACCCTGGGAAGTGTGGTAGCAACCCAGGGACTTTTCCAACACAAAAAATCCTCTCATCCAAACCTTAGTAAACCTCTCCGGTCCAGTCCCAATCCTCTTACACTCCCCCCAAGGTCCTAATGAGACCCAAGGAGAATTATGTCTCATTTTTTCCATTGACAAATTGGAGAGATCTGTACATGTAGGGAACGTTCGGGGCACACAACCGGACACGGCTCTACCACTTATGCCGTTTTAGTTCAACCCGGAATTTTACCAAAAGTTCCGATGGACGTTCGTAAGAACTTCCAAAACGTTTCTTCTTTCTATGACCGAAGGTTTGTTTGCTTTCATGCAAAACTTCAGATCATGAGAGTAGGGGACAATACATCCTTGCGATGTATCGGCTAAATATAACCAAACACTCGTAGCCGGAGTTGTGTGGGTTTGGAAAAGGAACCTAAAATGAAAACAAACCGAAAAGGAATATGGATCCCCGTTTGGATTGAAAACCTAAACTTATCCCATAGCCAAACAAAACTGTTTGCTGAAATTGTTTCCTTGCATGACAACGGTGGTTGTTTTGCATCGAATCGTTACTTCAGTGAAATCCTTGGGCTCAAAGCAGATACCATTTCGAGACTCATCACATCACTGAAAAAACTAGGGATACTAGAACAAACTGGTTTTGATGGAAGGAGACGATTTTTAAAACCCATCCTTCAATTCCAACCACAAGGCCCGGAAAAAAATCCAAGTCTTACACCAGAAACAAAGGGCATTAAAATCCAAACCAACACCGCAAAGGATTCCAAACCAGCATTGGATTCTTGTTACGTCCCTAGTAGTACAGTACAATTAAAGAATAAGGTACATACAAAAACTTCGTTTGAAGAATTTAAAATTTGGAGCGAAAGAAGTTTGTCCCATTCTACGTTTTCCAAAATTTCACATTTAACTTCGCCAGATTGTTTGGAAGAAGGTTTACAACGGATTTGGAAGCAGTGGATGGAAAAAACAAAAATGAATTCGAATCGGTTTCAGGTAGGGATTGTATGAAACTCTATCGGCATAAAAAAACGGGGAATTTGTACTTACAACTCGATGAAGTGAAAAATTGTACCAATGCAAATGATGGACAAAAAATGTTTTTCTACACGGAATATGGGAAAGAAAATCCAATGAAGTTTGTGAGAGAAATCTCTGAATTTTTGGAGAAATTTGAGGAAGTGAAACTCTCTTAAATTGGATCGTTCTTAAGTGAAAGTTTTAAGTTGCATAACGAAGCATTGTTTCTGCTAACTCGATTTGGCTTTGGTTCAATCGTTTGCCTTCGGAAAGTGGGAAATTGGTTTCTAAACTTAAATTGCTAAATCCGTGGACAAGAGACCAAGACATGAGTGCAAAACTCCTGTGGTTTTCCTTTCTCTTTTTGGTCTTCAGGTAAAAACGACAACCGTGTACGAGTACTGCATACGATCTCAGTTTTGATTGTTTCAATTGTTTGGATTCTTTTTCTCGTTTGGTTTGGAACATCAGTTTATAATAATTGGGATTTTTCAGAGCAAATTGGATGTAGACAAGTCCTAGTTTTACAAAGTATTCGTCGGGATTCTTTTTGTCTTTTGCGACTTTTTTCTGTAAGGAAGCCAATCGATCAAATCCAATCGCAGACAAAATCTCTAAGACTTCGTCTTTATGTTGGAAATGCCTGTAAACAGCTGCATGAGAAACTCCAGATAAATTGGCAACCTCCCTTAGCGTAAAATCGGCCATCCCTTTTTTTTGAAGGAGTTTATGGCAGGATTTAATGATGGAATTTTTTAAATCTCCATGGTGGTAGGTATTTTTTCTCACAAAGATATTCTGGAAAATAAGTTACCATTGGCAACATTTTTTCTTGCTTTTGGATCAAGGAATGTTACTGCTGGTAACATAAGTAGGGAATTTATGCAAACACTAAGCACAGAGGAAACCCAGGCCATTTTACAAGAAATGACCGAAAATTTTAATCATGGTGGTAGAAAAATCACAGTTCCACCTCCCATTTTTGTAGCGATGAATGCTGAGATCATTTCCTACACAAAAGGGAAAAGTATTACTGTTTCATTTCCAGTTACGGAAGACCAAACAAATCCAATGGGAATGATGCAAGGCGGAGTGATCGCTGCCGCATTTGATAATGCGTTTGGACCTCTTAGTTATTTGGTGGCAAAACGCCCAACAACGACAATCGATATGAATATCCAATACATCCGAGGAGTTGCAGTAGGCCAAAAGGTGATCGTAAAAGCAACAATCGAAGCAAAAGGATTTTCAACGATTCATATGGTGGGAGAGATGCGAACGGAAAAAGATAAATTGTTAGCCACTGCGACTACCAATTTGTTGATCTTAAAAATTCCAGGTGGAGTAGGGGAGTAGTCGTTCTCTTATTTAGAATCGTAACGTTCGAGAAGCATTTCAATGATTGTGGGAGTACAAGTCGTTGTATCATTGAAATGTTGGCTCATGATCACACCATGTAAAAATGTTTTGATGAAAATCATTTCTTTATCAGGGTCTTTGATCCCATAAGCCCTAAATCGTTCCCGCATGGCTTCTTTGAAAGGAGCAAACCGTCTCTCCACATTTTCGATCATTTTTTTGGAAAGGGAAACGGCACTTGGTTGGAATAAACATACCGATATCAAAACCATCGTTTTCCGTTCTTCCTTTGCAAATTGGATGGAACGAATGAAAAACTCTCTTACATACTCTTTCGCAGATAAGTTAGGTGGGATATTGTTGTAGAATCTTTCCTGTTTTGCTAAATGGGTATCAATGATTTGTTCAAAGATTTGATTTTTGCTCTTAAAATAATTATAAGCTAAGCCTTTCGAAATTTTTGCATGGTTTGCAATCATTTCCATTGTTGTTTGGGCAAATCCGTGTTTGGAGAAAAGGACAATCGCAGAGGCCAAAATTCTCTCCGTGGATCTCTCCCTAGCTAATTGCTTTTTGTTATCGGATTTATTGGGAATCTTTGGTGGCACTGTCATCACCGTTCCTGTTAATCTGAATTTCGCAAACACTTTTTGGACCAATTTCCCAAGGAATTGGTTGAGAAATCACTTGGAAGCCATCCCTTGCTTCGAAATCTTGTCTGTATGAGTTCATTTACATCCGTAACAGTACTAAAATCTGCAAATATTTACTATGATGGAAAGGTCACAAGTCGTACCGTTTTATTCCCCAATGGAGAGAAAAAAACACTTGGGATCATGATGCCAGGAGAGTATGAATTTGGAGCGGATCAGAAAGAGATTATGGAAATCCAATCTGGTAAATTATCTGTATTGTTACCAGGATCCGAAACATGGCTTCAAATTAACGGACAAGCTACCTTTGAAGTCCCTGCTGGATCCAAGTTCAAATTAAAAATTGAAACAGTAACTGATTATTGCTGTTCTTACGTTTGATCGTCGATTCCTGCATCTGCGGCATTCGCTTTTACAGATTTGATGCCATTTTCGCACGCTTGTTTTGATGAGTATCCTTCACTAGAGGCAATGATTTCACCATTGGCTGCCTTGAGTCGGAATCGGAATTCTCCTGCTTTGTCTTTGTAGATTTCAAACTTTGCTGACATGTACGTATCTCCTTGGAAAGGCAATGGTATCAGATCATTAAAAATTCTGGCAATGAAGTTTTATTTCTAATTTTGAATCATCTCCAGTTAATTTTTTTCATCCAATGAAACAGGAACGTGAAAGGGCCATCAAATGATCCGAAGGGTTTTGAAACAGATTCTATGGCTACTAATTGCATTTTTTTCCATCATTAGTTGCACATCAAAATTACCAGAAAGGCCTATCATCCAATATAGCTTTCAGAATTTAACCTTAGAGCAAGTGCTAAACGACGAGGTGGAATGGTCCAAACCAGAGGAATTGAGATACAATTTTGGATATTGGAAACGGTTTGTTTGGGTTAAGTTCGAACTGCTTAATGCATCCCAATCTCCTTCTCATTACATTTTAGATATCGAATCACCATGGGTCGATGAAGTGGTATTGGCATGGAAGTCACTCGGTAAAGTGGAAACAACTGTCTTTCGGGGAACCGATTCTCATGCACTGAAAGAAATCCCACACCGAAACCCAGTCTTTTCCCTCGATTTGTCACCGAATGAAAAAAGGACTGTTTACTTAAAAATAGCAAATGTTGGGATCCTGTCGGCACCTCTCAGAATCTGGACACGGAATTCCTTCCTAGACCGAGTGGAAAGAGATTACATTGCCAATGGAATTTATTTTGGAATCATCTCTGCCTTATTACTCTATAACCTACTTATTTTTATCAGCGTAAGAGAGAAGGCCTATCTCTTCTATTGCCTGTACCTAACTACACTCCTTGTCAACTATGCACTGCTTGGTGGATTCTTTAAACAATTGTTAATACCAGAATCAACTCTGAATGTGAAACCTTATTTGTATACCTCAGTCAATGCATCTCTTTTGTTTGTTGGCCTCTTTTCATTAACCTTCCTCAATTTGAAAACTGTACATCCTAAATTGGATCGATTGATTTTAGGAAGTGCTGTGGCAAT
This is a stretch of genomic DNA from Leptospira ellinghausenii. It encodes these proteins:
- a CDS encoding TetR/AcrR family transcriptional regulator encodes the protein MRKNTYHHGDLKNSIIKSCHKLLQKKGMADFTLREVANLSGVSHAAVYRHFQHKDEVLEILSAIGFDRLASLQKKVAKDKKNPDEYFVKLGLVYIQFALKNPNYYKLMFQTKREKESKQLKQSKLRSYAVLVHGCRFYLKTKKRKENHRSFALMSWSLVHGFSNLSLETNFPLSEGKRLNQSQIELAETMLRYAT
- a CDS encoding ParB/RepB/Spo0J family partition protein, with protein sequence MKNKTNFNPADILSKASNRTSSLNPFLSSENANQHQTIDIPMDQIITENNPRKTFNDASIRELADSISQYGLLQPIVVRKKAGKYELINGERRYRAHKLLKSKTIPAVVKNVEQIDITKLPEIKLVENLQREDLSESDLALSLQELKNRHKETNEQLAKRIHKSAQWVKTKIAHAEILKETSLNANVDKSHPIYQIPTSLFTEIAPLDVSNRKKAIDYLIKGLEKKGDFPSRNDLREYVRPLKPTKPSKTKPKLKQLELKDLKSKLAKIKEKISVLQNEKAILEETIRKYKK
- a CDS encoding YegP family protein, giving the protein MSAKFEIYKDKAGEFRFRLKAANGEIIASSEGYSSKQACENGIKSVKANAADAGIDDQT
- a CDS encoding pyrimidine/purine nucleoside phosphorylase; this encodes MSSFTSVTVLKSANIYYDGKVTSRTVLFPNGEKKTLGIMMPGEYEFGADQKEIMEIQSGKLSVLLPGSETWLQINGQATFEVPAGSKFKLKIETVTDYCCSYV
- a CDS encoding TetR/AcrR family transcriptional regulator, which gives rise to MTVPPKIPNKSDNKKQLARERSTERILASAIVLFSKHGFAQTTMEMIANHAKISKGLAYNYFKSKNQIFEQIIDTHLAKQERFYNNIPPNLSAKEYVREFFIRSIQFAKEERKTMVLISVCLFQPSAVSLSKKMIENVERRFAPFKEAMRERFRAYGIKDPDKEMIFIKTFLHGVIMSQHFNDTTTCTPTIIEMLLERYDSK
- a CDS encoding helix-turn-helix domain-containing protein, yielding MKTNRKGIWIPVWIENLNLSHSQTKLFAEIVSLHDNGGCFASNRYFSEILGLKADTISRLITSLKKLGILEQTGFDGRRRFLKPILQFQPQGPEKNPSLTPETKGIKIQTNTAKDSKPALDSCYVPSSTVQLKNKVHTKTSFEEFKIWSERSLSHSTFSKISHLTSPDCLEEGLQRIWKQWMEKTKMNSNRFQVGIV
- a CDS encoding PaaI family thioesterase; translated protein: MQTLSTEETQAILQEMTENFNHGGRKITVPPPIFVAMNAEIISYTKGKSITVSFPVTEDQTNPMGMMQGGVIAAAFDNAFGPLSYLVAKRPTTTIDMNIQYIRGVAVGQKVIVKATIEAKGFSTIHMVGEMRTEKDKLLATATTNLLILKIPGGVGE